A region from the Melopsittacus undulatus isolate bMelUnd1 chromosome 13, bMelUnd1.mat.Z, whole genome shotgun sequence genome encodes:
- the NSUN5 gene encoding 28S rRNA (cytosine-C(5))-methyltransferase isoform X2 produces the protein MALYSAAAAVLEGLERGAGGVKALVFNSRYPLYALVAQTLRYSPVLEELLAGAALLRAEKKLSPQLAKVLVYELLFGKGLKCGGRWKALARRHRARLEAELARLKVRRKVSRNEELLAPAQAGDPGAAQVPRYVRVNTLKTCVDDVIDFFKREGYSYLGKAASVDDLRALSGKKFLLDLHLPELLVFPPQTDFHENLLYTSGHIILQDKASCLPAFLLSPAAGSHVIDACAAPGNKTSHLAAILKNKGQIFAFDVDTKRLATMNTMLMRAGVTGFHLAQQDFLTVDPADPKYSKVAYILLDPSCSGSGMVNRVPVAEAAPSAERLQALAGFQRKVLSHALSFPALQRLVYSTCSVHQEENEDVVEAVLQEWGSAFRLVDAFPCWPCRGLAAFRGAESCLRASAADTLTNGFFVAVLERCGAGAAACSSLPAAAADALQQGKGTEPGAAPKKSKRKKQRVKE, from the exons ATGGCGCTGTACAGCGCGGCCGCCGCCGTCCTGGAGGGGCTGGAGCGCGGAGCCGGCGGCGTCAAGGCCCTGGTGTTCAACAGCCGGTACCCG CTGTACGCGCTGGTGGCCCAGACGCTCCGCTACTCGCcggtgctggaggagctgctggccGGCGCCGCGCTGCTGCGGGCCGAGAAGAAGCTGTCCCCGCAGCTGGCGAAG GTGCTGGTGTACGAGCTGCTCTTCGGCAAGGGCCTGAAGTGCGGGGGCCGCTGGAAGGCGCTGGCCCGGCGGCACCGGGCCCGGCTGGAGGCCGAGCTGGCCCGGCTGAAGGTGCGGCGCAAGGTGAGCCGCAACGAGGAGCTCCTGGCCCCGGCGCAGGCAGGAGACCCCGGCG CTGCCCAGGTACCGCGGTACGTGCGGGTGAACACCCTCAAGACTTGTGTGGACGACGTGATTGACTTCTTCAAGCGGGAGGGCTACTCCTACCTGGGCAAGGCAGCCAG TGTGGATGACCTGAGGGCCCTCtctgggaagaaattcttgttGGACCTTCACCTCCCGGAGCTGCTGGTGTTCCCTCCGCAGACAGACTTCCATGAGAACCTGCTGTATACTTCAGGACACATCATTCTGCAGGACAAG GCCAGCTGCCTCCCGGCCTTCCtcctcagccctgctgctggctcccaTGTCATCGATGCCTGCGCTGCACCTGGGAACAAGACCAGCCACCTGGCAGCCATCCTGAAGAACAAGGG ccagATCTTTGCCTTTGACGTGGACACCAAGCGCCTGGCCACCATGAACACCATGCTGATGCGTGCTGGCGTCACCGGTTTCCATCTGGCCCAGCAGGACTTCCTGACGGTGGATCCTGCAGACCCCAAGTACAGCAAGGTGGCCTACATCCTGCTTGACCCGTCCTGCAGCGGCTCAG GGATGGTGAACCGGGTGCCGGTGGCAGAGGCTGCCCCAAGTGCCGAGCGGCTGCAGGCGCTGGCCGGCTTCCAGCGCAAGGTGCTGAGCCATGCCCTGAGCTTCCCGGCCCTGCAGCGCCTGGTCTACTCCACCTGCTCTGTGCACCAAGAGGAGAACGAGGACGTGGtggaagctgtgctgcaggagtgGGGCTCGGCCTTCAG GCTGGTGGACGCCTTCCCCTGCTGGCCCTGCCGAGGACTTGCTGCCTTCCGTGGGGCAGAGAGCTGCCTCCGTGCCTCTGCTGCTGACACCCTCACCAATGGCTTCTTTGTGGCTGTCCTGGAGcggtgcggggccggggctgctgcctgcag ctccctgcctgcGGCTGCTGCTGATGCCCTGCAACAGGGCAAGGGAACAGagccaggagcagctcccaagaagagcaagaggaaaaagcagcgggtaAAGGAGTGA
- the NSUN5 gene encoding 28S rRNA (cytosine-C(5))-methyltransferase isoform X1, which produces MALYSAAAAVLEGLERGAGGVKALVFNSRYPHVRQLYALVAQTLRYSPVLEELLAGAALLRAEKKLSPQLAKVLVYELLFGKGLKCGGRWKALARRHRARLEAELARLKVRRKVSRNEELLAPAQAGDPGAAQVPRYVRVNTLKTCVDDVIDFFKREGYSYLGKAASVDDLRALSGKKFLLDLHLPELLVFPPQTDFHENLLYTSGHIILQDKASCLPAFLLSPAAGSHVIDACAAPGNKTSHLAAILKNKGQIFAFDVDTKRLATMNTMLMRAGVTGFHLAQQDFLTVDPADPKYSKVAYILLDPSCSGSGMVNRVPVAEAAPSAERLQALAGFQRKVLSHALSFPALQRLVYSTCSVHQEENEDVVEAVLQEWGSAFRLVDAFPCWPCRGLAAFRGAESCLRASAADTLTNGFFVAVLERCGAGAAACSSLPAAAADALQQGKGTEPGAAPKKSKRKKQRVKE; this is translated from the exons ATGGCGCTGTACAGCGCGGCCGCCGCCGTCCTGGAGGGGCTGGAGCGCGGAGCCGGCGGCGTCAAGGCCCTGGTGTTCAACAGCCGGTACCCG CACGTCCGGCAGCTGTACGCGCTGGTGGCCCAGACGCTCCGCTACTCGCcggtgctggaggagctgctggccGGCGCCGCGCTGCTGCGGGCCGAGAAGAAGCTGTCCCCGCAGCTGGCGAAG GTGCTGGTGTACGAGCTGCTCTTCGGCAAGGGCCTGAAGTGCGGGGGCCGCTGGAAGGCGCTGGCCCGGCGGCACCGGGCCCGGCTGGAGGCCGAGCTGGCCCGGCTGAAGGTGCGGCGCAAGGTGAGCCGCAACGAGGAGCTCCTGGCCCCGGCGCAGGCAGGAGACCCCGGCG CTGCCCAGGTACCGCGGTACGTGCGGGTGAACACCCTCAAGACTTGTGTGGACGACGTGATTGACTTCTTCAAGCGGGAGGGCTACTCCTACCTGGGCAAGGCAGCCAG TGTGGATGACCTGAGGGCCCTCtctgggaagaaattcttgttGGACCTTCACCTCCCGGAGCTGCTGGTGTTCCCTCCGCAGACAGACTTCCATGAGAACCTGCTGTATACTTCAGGACACATCATTCTGCAGGACAAG GCCAGCTGCCTCCCGGCCTTCCtcctcagccctgctgctggctcccaTGTCATCGATGCCTGCGCTGCACCTGGGAACAAGACCAGCCACCTGGCAGCCATCCTGAAGAACAAGGG ccagATCTTTGCCTTTGACGTGGACACCAAGCGCCTGGCCACCATGAACACCATGCTGATGCGTGCTGGCGTCACCGGTTTCCATCTGGCCCAGCAGGACTTCCTGACGGTGGATCCTGCAGACCCCAAGTACAGCAAGGTGGCCTACATCCTGCTTGACCCGTCCTGCAGCGGCTCAG GGATGGTGAACCGGGTGCCGGTGGCAGAGGCTGCCCCAAGTGCCGAGCGGCTGCAGGCGCTGGCCGGCTTCCAGCGCAAGGTGCTGAGCCATGCCCTGAGCTTCCCGGCCCTGCAGCGCCTGGTCTACTCCACCTGCTCTGTGCACCAAGAGGAGAACGAGGACGTGGtggaagctgtgctgcaggagtgGGGCTCGGCCTTCAG GCTGGTGGACGCCTTCCCCTGCTGGCCCTGCCGAGGACTTGCTGCCTTCCGTGGGGCAGAGAGCTGCCTCCGTGCCTCTGCTGCTGACACCCTCACCAATGGCTTCTTTGTGGCTGTCCTGGAGcggtgcggggccggggctgctgcctgcag ctccctgcctgcGGCTGCTGCTGATGCCCTGCAACAGGGCAAGGGAACAGagccaggagcagctcccaagaagagcaagaggaaaaagcagcgggtaAAGGAGTGA